One genomic region from Streptomyces sp. NBC_01304 encodes:
- a CDS encoding terpene synthase family protein, translating to MTVDLVEIPDFTLPFQSSMHPDADRANAEATEWAVDRGLMERTAADGFAGIAFGHLTARVLPSAAYEDVLLLAQWMAWSFVLDDQHDHLIRAGRLGPWLPFRSAVDAYVSDQAADTPAGPDNPLTRGFVELADRITARLPDETARRWKGHVRQMMASLDQEAANRATPRPPSVTDYILTRRHSSQLPAMMDMSEASLGVEVPAAVYTSPVFQELLWSAIDVISWSNDVFSLPKEAACGDNNNIVVLLAARDDQDVAAAVHVTRDRVARRVEDFLDAERRLPAALNTLDVLAPSARAAALRCAAHYRDWMIGADQWQRHDCTRYQDQRWAQGLEALYTRDDMFLGRGNQ from the coding sequence ATGACGGTCGATCTTGTTGAGATTCCGGACTTCACGCTGCCGTTCCAGTCATCCATGCACCCCGACGCGGACCGGGCGAACGCAGAAGCCACTGAGTGGGCTGTCGACAGGGGCCTGATGGAACGGACGGCGGCTGACGGCTTCGCCGGGATCGCGTTCGGGCACCTGACTGCGAGGGTTCTTCCCTCAGCGGCATACGAGGATGTGCTGCTGCTGGCACAGTGGATGGCCTGGTCGTTCGTCCTCGATGACCAGCACGATCACCTCATTCGGGCTGGGCGGCTGGGACCCTGGCTGCCGTTTCGGTCAGCGGTGGACGCGTACGTGTCCGACCAAGCCGCCGACACTCCAGCCGGTCCGGACAACCCGTTGACGCGGGGGTTCGTGGAGTTGGCCGACCGCATCACCGCGCGCCTGCCCGACGAGACCGCTCGGCGGTGGAAGGGACATGTCCGGCAGATGATGGCGTCCTTGGACCAGGAGGCCGCCAACCGTGCCACGCCCCGTCCACCCTCAGTGACCGACTACATCCTGACTCGCCGGCACAGCTCTCAACTGCCCGCGATGATGGACATGTCCGAGGCCTCACTGGGCGTTGAGGTGCCCGCAGCCGTCTACACCAGCCCCGTGTTCCAGGAGCTGTTGTGGAGTGCGATCGATGTCATTTCGTGGAGCAACGACGTGTTCTCCCTGCCCAAAGAGGCAGCCTGCGGCGACAACAACAACATCGTCGTACTGCTCGCCGCCAGAGATGACCAAGACGTCGCCGCCGCAGTACACGTGACACGAGATCGCGTCGCACGCCGCGTGGAGGACTTCCTGGACGCGGAGCGTCGGCTGCCTGCCGCACTGAACACCCTTGACGTCCTCGCCCCCTCAGCCCGCGCCGCCGCACTGCGCTGCGCGGCGCATTACCGCGACTGGATGATCGGCGCTGATCAATGGCAGCGGCACGACTGCACGCGCTATCAGGACCAACGATGGGCCCAGGGGCTGGAAGCCCTCTACACCCGAGACGACATGTTCCTCGGCCGAGGCAACCAGTAA
- a CDS encoding cytochrome P450 — protein sequence MEFLESLRACGPVVRVRAGSWTMYVLTDSELVHRVLVEDSRQFGRGRVFQRLRPLFGDGLVITDGAFHRKQRRLVQPAFHHARISGYAQVMRERAETMADAWREGETVWIDREMRQHALTVVADTMFSSSLARPAIAEVHRSLPTILEGMFLRAIAPNWLDKVPYSVNRRFDTAAARLRNVIDQVITAYGDDSTVRDDLLSALLASKLPDTGEAMSADQVRDEAIAVMFAGTETTATTMAWAFHEISLRPEAEAKLYAEAGDSELDPADSTSMPYTRAVIEEALRLHSPLLFTRRALSRVQLGRYSIPPGAEVAYSPYALHRDPALFPDPTAFRPERWLGPRTGLLSDRGFIPFSVGPHKCIGDAFAMTEAVITLATVVRKWQLTPVAGHTVRQRAAGMPQPNTLPMTPLARQRARTPDPTAPPSATGR from the coding sequence ATGGAGTTCCTCGAGTCACTGCGCGCCTGCGGCCCCGTCGTGCGCGTACGAGCCGGCAGCTGGACCATGTATGTGCTCACCGACTCCGAGCTTGTCCACCGCGTCCTGGTCGAAGACTCCCGGCAATTCGGTCGCGGCCGAGTCTTCCAACGCCTTCGCCCCCTGTTCGGTGACGGCCTGGTCATCACCGATGGCGCGTTCCACCGCAAACAGCGTCGCCTCGTGCAGCCGGCCTTCCACCACGCGCGCATCAGCGGCTACGCCCAGGTGATGCGCGAGCGCGCGGAAACGATGGCCGATGCCTGGCGCGAGGGAGAAACCGTCTGGATAGACCGCGAGATGCGCCAACACGCCCTGACAGTCGTGGCCGACACGATGTTCTCCAGCTCTCTGGCCCGACCCGCCATCGCCGAGGTGCACCGCTCACTGCCCACCATCCTCGAAGGCATGTTCCTGCGCGCCATCGCCCCCAACTGGCTGGACAAGGTGCCCTACTCGGTCAACCGGCGCTTCGATACCGCTGCGGCCAGGCTCCGCAACGTCATCGACCAGGTCATCACCGCCTACGGCGACGACTCAACCGTCCGCGACGATCTCCTGTCCGCCCTGTTGGCCAGCAAACTCCCCGACACCGGTGAGGCGATGAGCGCAGACCAGGTCCGCGACGAAGCCATCGCCGTCATGTTCGCCGGAACCGAAACCACCGCCACCACCATGGCCTGGGCATTCCACGAGATCAGCCTCCGCCCCGAGGCCGAGGCCAAGCTGTACGCGGAGGCCGGCGACAGCGAGCTCGACCCCGCCGACTCCACTTCCATGCCCTACACCCGGGCTGTGATCGAAGAGGCCCTCCGTCTGCACTCTCCCCTGCTGTTCACTCGACGTGCTCTCTCACGGGTACAACTCGGCCGGTACTCCATTCCCCCCGGAGCCGAAGTCGCCTACAGCCCCTACGCATTGCATCGCGACCCTGCTCTGTTCCCCGACCCCACAGCCTTCCGTCCCGAGCGCTGGCTCGGCCCGCGTACCGGCTTGCTCAGTGACCGCGGATTCATCCCGTTCAGCGTCGGCCCCCACAAATGCATCGGGGACGCCTTCGCCATGACGGAAGCCGTCATCACCTTGGCCACCGTCGTCCGCAAGTGGCAACTCACCCCTGTGGCCGGCCATACAGTCCGTCAACGGGCGGCGGGTATGCCCCAGCCCAACACACTCCCTATGACCCCCCTCGCGCGACAGCGGGCCCGGACCCCAGATCCCACAGCTCCGCCGAGCGCCACAGGACGGTGA
- a CDS encoding tetratricopeptide repeat protein — MARRDANGLLAALIAEADWTAGELARAVNGLGMAQGLCLRYDRTSVAHWLTGSRPRPPIPDLVAAALTQRLGRLVMPAETGLAQNPHPPDLLLTPGPGDGGAVLRLISLCRAEAAPERRAFLARSGYTLTAFALPGWLPEAAAPSTTASGAHRVAAEDVQLLQEMARVFSGLSRSHGGGHARTSLAAYIADDVSRLLDAPGPGRLRTETQVAVAQLVHLLADMTADAGRDGLAQRYFYLALSLAQQAGDRRQYAITLRAMSSQALRLLHDRHADQLAHAAIEVCGDRGDRGVHSFLLAQRALTRARRRERRAAVADLSAAESRHERAAEEGGPFAAYPKAGLYYQRAEVLLALGDDVPARAALDASLAHRSPDEHRPAALTRAKLAESLLRAGNLDEACGHWQAFFDHYPHLRSAQVDQAFTEMVRCLRPYRRQRQAGAVLERAREFAK, encoded by the coding sequence GTGGCGCGTCGTGACGCGAACGGTCTGCTGGCCGCGCTGATCGCCGAGGCGGACTGGACCGCGGGTGAACTGGCCCGTGCGGTCAACGGCCTGGGCATGGCGCAGGGATTGTGCCTACGCTACGACCGAACCTCGGTGGCGCATTGGCTCACGGGGTCCCGGCCGCGTCCCCCGATCCCTGATCTTGTCGCCGCCGCCCTCACTCAGCGACTGGGCCGCCTTGTCATGCCGGCGGAAACCGGGCTGGCCCAGAACCCGCATCCCCCGGATCTGCTGCTCACTCCTGGACCGGGAGACGGTGGAGCCGTGCTTCGTCTGATCAGCCTGTGCCGCGCGGAAGCGGCACCCGAGCGACGGGCCTTCCTGGCCCGCTCCGGATACACCCTGACCGCCTTCGCGCTACCCGGCTGGCTGCCCGAGGCCGCCGCGCCGAGCACGACCGCCTCGGGTGCTCACCGGGTGGCCGCCGAGGACGTGCAGCTGCTGCAGGAGATGGCGCGGGTCTTCTCCGGCCTGAGTCGCAGCCACGGCGGCGGACACGCTCGCACCAGCCTGGCCGCGTACATCGCCGACGACGTCAGCAGGCTCCTGGACGCCCCGGGACCCGGACGGCTGCGCACCGAAACCCAGGTCGCCGTCGCCCAGTTGGTGCATCTGCTCGCCGACATGACGGCCGATGCCGGGCGTGACGGGCTGGCCCAGCGATACTTCTACCTCGCGCTTTCGCTGGCCCAACAGGCGGGTGATCGCCGCCAGTACGCCATCACCCTGCGGGCCATGAGTTCCCAGGCGCTACGGCTGCTTCACGACCGGCACGCCGATCAGCTGGCGCACGCCGCGATCGAAGTCTGCGGCGACCGGGGCGATCGGGGGGTGCACAGCTTTTTACTGGCCCAGCGGGCGCTTACCCGAGCTCGCCGGCGGGAGCGCCGGGCGGCGGTTGCCGATCTCTCCGCCGCCGAGAGTCGGCACGAGCGCGCCGCCGAGGAGGGCGGCCCGTTCGCGGCGTATCCGAAGGCGGGCCTCTACTACCAGCGGGCCGAGGTGCTGCTGGCCCTCGGTGACGACGTGCCGGCCAGGGCCGCCCTCGACGCCTCCCTCGCACACCGGTCGCCGGACGAGCACCGGCCCGCCGCGCTGACCCGCGCCAAGCTGGCCGAATCACTGCTGCGAGCCGGCAACCTGGATGAGGCCTGCGGCCACTGGCAGGCCTTCTTCGACCACTATCCCCATCTGCGTTCCGCCCAAGTGGACCAGGCCTTCACCGAGATGGTGCGGTGTCTGCGCCCGTATCGACGGCAGCGTCAGGCTGGCGCTGTCCTGGAACGGGCTCGCGAGTTCGCGAAGTAG
- a CDS encoding polyprenyl synthetase family protein → MASPVLPAPALDKTARHLLLQAQELVVPALRDWATRLPGSLAALAGYHLGWRDEQGRPTAGPPPGKAIRPALAFSCAEAVGGTRADAVGAAVAVELAHNFSLIHDDVIDGDELRRHRPALWAQFGVPAALLGGDALLTQALRVLADTRADEAGRSVCVLAAAVLELIEGEALDTAFERRSDVTVAAYTAMAVGKTGALMGAACALGALAGDADEARAGHLARFGRRIGVAFQITDDLLGVFGDPAVTGKPVGSDLTSRKKTHPVLAAIGSRTTAGDQLAKLYAQADPLDEAQVREAVALVDRAGGRRLSQRAATFELERAFAELSAADPDPTAVADLTALAHLITHRSS, encoded by the coding sequence ATGGCGTCCCCCGTCCTGCCCGCCCCTGCACTCGACAAGACCGCCCGTCACCTACTGCTGCAGGCCCAGGAGTTGGTGGTGCCGGCCCTGCGTGACTGGGCGACACGGCTGCCCGGCTCCCTGGCCGCCCTGGCCGGCTACCACCTGGGGTGGCGCGATGAGCAGGGACGCCCGACGGCCGGTCCGCCACCGGGCAAGGCCATCCGCCCGGCGCTCGCGTTCAGCTGCGCCGAGGCCGTGGGGGGCACCCGCGCGGATGCGGTGGGTGCGGCCGTGGCGGTCGAGCTGGCGCACAACTTCTCCCTCATCCACGACGACGTGATCGACGGCGACGAGCTGCGCCGGCACCGGCCGGCGCTCTGGGCGCAGTTCGGCGTGCCGGCCGCACTCCTCGGCGGGGACGCCCTGCTCACCCAGGCACTGCGGGTGCTGGCCGACACCCGTGCGGACGAGGCCGGACGCTCCGTCTGCGTACTGGCCGCCGCCGTACTGGAGTTGATCGAGGGCGAGGCGCTGGACACGGCCTTCGAGCGGCGCAGTGATGTGACCGTGGCCGCGTACACCGCGATGGCCGTGGGCAAGACCGGGGCCCTGATGGGCGCAGCCTGTGCCCTCGGTGCGCTGGCCGGGGATGCGGACGAGGCCCGAGCCGGTCATCTGGCCCGTTTCGGCCGGCGCATCGGGGTGGCCTTCCAGATCACTGATGACCTGCTCGGCGTCTTCGGCGACCCGGCGGTAACCGGAAAGCCGGTGGGCAGCGATCTCACGTCGCGCAAGAAGACCCACCCGGTCCTCGCCGCGATCGGCTCGCGCACGACGGCCGGTGATCAGCTGGCGAAGCTGTACGCGCAGGCCGATCCGCTGGACGAAGCACAGGTGCGAGAGGCGGTCGCCCTGGTCGACCGGGCGGGCGGAAGGCGCCTCTCGCAGCGGGCCGCCACCTTCGAACTCGAGCGGGCATTCGCCGAGTTGAGCGCCGCCGACCCCGACCCCACCGCGGTCGCCGACCTCACCGCCCTGGCCCATCTGATCACGCATCGCAGCAGCTGA
- the ispH gene encoding 4-hydroxy-3-methylbut-2-enyl diphosphate reductase — MNKTSAPHVRMLPVAALNDWEIVVATELLTADGRAAFCPAAPLIAGSVARAGHRVHTAPVRLLPEGTPAQCLAAVAGPIAAGGAPHGPTSDQSPTTDSSPTPALAVAAGTAAGADPWRAARVAVVDWSRAMRPRTVLLASPRSFCAGVERAIEVVELLLKQRENPVYVRKQIVHNTHVVGELADRGAVFVDELDQVPDGATVVFSAHGVSPAVRQEAVRRRLDVVDATCPLVTKVHSEARRYAERGNTVVLIGHAGHEEVEGTMGVAPDATVLVESADDIAALEVPDPARVTFLTQTTLAVDETREAIEALQRRFPAARGPGAEDICYATTNRQRSLQSVAAEADLVLVIGSANSSNSARLVELSRRCGTPAQLIEDVSHIRPEWLTEASVVGLTAGASAPPSLVTQTVAALSGLGPVTVTEHTTDVEGIRFAPPAAVRSRS; from the coding sequence ATGAACAAAACAAGCGCGCCGCACGTACGCATGCTGCCGGTCGCCGCCCTGAACGACTGGGAGATCGTGGTGGCCACCGAGCTCCTCACCGCAGACGGCCGGGCGGCCTTCTGCCCGGCCGCTCCGCTGATCGCCGGATCGGTGGCCAGGGCCGGCCATCGAGTCCACACCGCTCCGGTACGGCTGTTGCCCGAGGGCACACCGGCGCAGTGTCTCGCGGCAGTCGCCGGTCCCATCGCGGCCGGGGGCGCCCCGCATGGGCCTACCAGCGATCAATCCCCCACGACCGATTCCTCCCCGACGCCCGCCCTGGCCGTGGCCGCCGGCACCGCCGCCGGTGCCGACCCTTGGCGCGCAGCCCGCGTAGCCGTCGTCGACTGGTCGCGCGCGATGCGCCCGCGCACCGTCCTGCTCGCTTCGCCGCGCTCGTTCTGCGCGGGCGTGGAGCGGGCCATCGAGGTCGTGGAGCTCCTTCTCAAGCAGCGCGAGAACCCCGTCTACGTCCGCAAACAAATCGTGCACAACACCCATGTGGTCGGTGAACTCGCCGACCGCGGAGCGGTGTTCGTGGACGAGCTCGACCAGGTGCCGGACGGGGCGACGGTCGTCTTCTCCGCGCACGGGGTGTCGCCCGCGGTGCGCCAGGAGGCGGTGCGCCGCCGTCTCGACGTCGTCGATGCGACCTGCCCCCTGGTGACCAAGGTGCACTCCGAGGCCCGCCGCTACGCCGAGCGCGGCAACACCGTCGTCCTCATCGGGCATGCCGGGCACGAGGAGGTCGAGGGCACGATGGGCGTGGCGCCGGACGCGACGGTCCTGGTCGAGTCGGCCGACGACATCGCCGCGCTCGAAGTGCCGGATCCGGCCAGGGTGACGTTTCTGACCCAGACCACCCTCGCCGTGGACGAGACGCGCGAGGCGATCGAAGCCCTGCAGCGGCGCTTCCCGGCGGCGCGCGGACCCGGTGCCGAGGACATCTGCTACGCCACCACCAACCGTCAGCGCTCCCTGCAGTCGGTGGCGGCGGAGGCGGACCTGGTTCTGGTGATCGGTTCGGCGAACTCCTCCAACTCCGCTCGCCTGGTGGAGCTTTCGCGTCGCTGCGGCACCCCGGCCCAGCTCATCGAGGACGTGTCCCACATCCGCCCCGAATGGCTGACCGAGGCATCGGTCGTCGGACTCACCGCCGGCGCCTCGGCCCCGCCTTCCCTCGTCACCCAGACCGTCGCCGCCCTTTCCGGACTCGGCCCGGTCACCGTCACCGAGCACACCACCGATGTCGAAGGCATCCGCTTCGCCCCGCCCGCCGCCGTAAGGAGCCGCTCATGA
- the dxs gene encoding 1-deoxy-D-xylulose-5-phosphate synthase → MTAPVLPPLSGAIDPKDLRELPDEALDELAAQIREFLIEKVSAVGGHLGPNLGAVELTMALHRVFDSPHDTLLFDTGHQSYVHKILTGRSADFDQLRLPGGLSGYPCRAESDHDVIENSHASTALAYADGLAKARQLTGESERAVVAVIGDGAMTGGMAWEALNNLGGAQDRPVIVVLNDNERSYAPTIGGLADHLQELRGDNPPEDIGWLLEASSQCAPEGVIGPMPMARSLFELLGFAYLGPIDGHHRPLVEEALNIARDMRVPVVVHVVSVKGKGYAPAVADRAECMHAVGVIDPATGRARASSPSPPSWTKVFSEALTELGSTSPELVAITAAMPGPTGLSRFGDRFPERFYDVGIAEQHAVTSAAGLAMGGLHPLVAVYATFLGRAFDQVLMDVALHRLPVTFVLDRAGITGPDGPSHHGMWDLTILGAVPGMRVAVPRDALRLRELLAEAVAHSAGPTALRFPKATAGPDIPALERIGPVDILHSSSGIRDVLLIPIGPLAVPALAAAHYLSSQGIGTTVADPRWALPVPAELTFLAGRHRLVVTVEDNTRAGGVGTAVARALADTGSAVPVRALGLPGRFIPHGARTDLLAAAGLNREGIVQAVLRARAGLPHTDAQEN, encoded by the coding sequence ATGACCGCCCCGGTCCTCCCCCCGCTTTCCGGGGCCATCGATCCGAAGGATCTGCGCGAGCTCCCGGACGAGGCGCTCGACGAACTCGCGGCACAGATCAGGGAGTTCCTGATCGAGAAGGTCTCCGCGGTCGGCGGTCACCTCGGCCCCAACCTCGGCGCGGTGGAGCTGACCATGGCCCTGCACCGGGTCTTCGACTCACCCCACGACACCCTGCTCTTCGACACCGGGCACCAGTCCTACGTCCACAAGATCCTGACCGGGCGGTCCGCCGACTTCGACCAGCTCCGCCTCCCTGGCGGCCTGTCCGGCTACCCGTGCCGCGCCGAATCCGACCACGACGTCATCGAGAACAGCCATGCCTCCACCGCTCTCGCCTACGCCGACGGCCTGGCCAAGGCCCGGCAGTTGACCGGGGAGAGCGAGCGCGCCGTGGTCGCCGTCATCGGCGACGGAGCGATGACCGGCGGCATGGCATGGGAGGCGCTCAACAACCTCGGCGGCGCGCAGGACCGCCCCGTCATCGTCGTCCTCAATGACAACGAACGCTCCTACGCCCCCACCATCGGAGGACTCGCCGACCATCTCCAGGAGCTGCGCGGGGACAATCCCCCGGAAGACATCGGCTGGCTCCTGGAGGCTTCCTCGCAGTGCGCTCCCGAGGGTGTGATCGGCCCGATGCCGATGGCCCGGAGCCTCTTCGAACTCCTCGGCTTCGCCTACCTCGGCCCCATCGACGGTCACCACCGCCCCTTGGTCGAGGAAGCCCTGAACATCGCGCGCGACATGCGCGTGCCGGTCGTCGTCCATGTCGTCTCCGTCAAGGGCAAGGGGTACGCCCCCGCGGTCGCCGACCGCGCCGAGTGCATGCACGCGGTGGGCGTCATCGACCCTGCCACGGGCCGGGCCCGCGCCTCCTCGCCTTCCCCGCCCTCCTGGACCAAGGTATTCTCCGAGGCACTGACCGAACTCGGATCGACATCGCCGGAGTTGGTGGCCATCACCGCCGCCATGCCGGGACCCACCGGCCTGAGCCGCTTCGGGGACCGCTTCCCGGAGCGCTTCTACGACGTGGGGATCGCCGAACAGCACGCGGTCACCTCGGCCGCGGGCCTGGCCATGGGCGGGCTGCACCCGCTGGTCGCCGTCTACGCCACCTTCCTGGGCCGCGCCTTCGACCAGGTCCTGATGGACGTGGCCCTGCACCGGCTGCCCGTCACCTTCGTCCTGGACCGTGCGGGCATCACCGGCCCCGACGGGCCCTCGCACCACGGCATGTGGGACCTGACGATCCTGGGCGCGGTCCCGGGTATGCGCGTCGCCGTCCCGCGGGACGCACTCAGGCTGCGCGAACTCCTCGCCGAGGCGGTCGCACACTCCGCCGGGCCGACCGCCCTGCGCTTCCCCAAAGCCACGGCCGGTCCCGACATCCCGGCCCTGGAACGCATCGGTCCGGTCGACATCCTGCACTCCTCCTCCGGCATCCGCGACGTCCTGCTGATCCCCATCGGCCCCCTCGCCGTCCCCGCCCTCGCTGCAGCCCACTACCTCTCCTCCCAGGGCATCGGCACCACGGTCGCCGACCCCCGCTGGGCCCTCCCCGTCCCCGCCGAACTCACCTTCCTGGCGGGCCGCCACCGCCTGGTCGTCACCGTCGAGGACAACACCCGCGCGGGCGGCGTCGGCACGGCCGTGGCCCGCGCGCTCGCCGACACGGGCTCAGCCGTGCCCGTACGCGCCCTCGGCCTGCCCGGCCGCTTCATCCCGCACGGGGCGCGCACCGACCTGTTGGCGGCCGCGGGACTGAATCGCGAAGGCATCGTCCAGGCCGTTCTCCGGGCACGCGCCGGACTCCCCCACACCGACGCACAGGAGAACTGA
- the ispG gene encoding flavodoxin-dependent (E)-4-hydroxy-3-methylbut-2-enyl-diphosphate synthase, whose product MTTIDLGLPAMPRTPARRPTRRIQVGNVPVGGGAPISVQTMTTTRTADVDATLQQIAEVTAAGCDIVRVAVPSADDAQALPKIAARSPIPVIADIHFQPRYVFAAIDAGCAAVRVNPGNIKKFDDKVREISVAASAAGIPIRIGVNAGSLDQRLLAKHGRATPQALAESALWECSLFEEHGFTDLKIAVKHHDPLTMIAAYRILSERCDYPLHLGVTEAGPAFQGSIKSAVAFGVLLGEGIGDTIRVSLSAPPVEQVKAGCHILSSLGLRPRKLEIVSCPGCGRLQVDIHKLATQVEAAFDGFPHPLRVAVMGCVVNGPGEAREADVGVSSGNGKGQIFVRGKVVRTVPESQIVDALIEEALHLTQSPTD is encoded by the coding sequence ATGACCACCATCGACCTGGGGCTACCCGCGATGCCCCGCACCCCGGCACGCCGGCCCACCCGCCGCATCCAGGTGGGCAACGTCCCCGTCGGCGGCGGCGCGCCCATCTCCGTGCAGACCATGACCACGACCCGCACGGCCGACGTGGACGCCACGCTCCAGCAGATCGCCGAGGTCACGGCGGCGGGCTGCGACATCGTCCGCGTCGCCGTCCCTTCCGCCGACGACGCCCAGGCGCTGCCCAAGATCGCCGCCAGGTCCCCCATCCCCGTGATCGCGGACATCCACTTCCAGCCGCGCTACGTGTTCGCCGCGATCGACGCGGGCTGCGCGGCGGTACGCGTGAACCCCGGGAACATCAAGAAGTTCGACGACAAGGTCCGCGAAATCTCAGTGGCGGCGTCGGCCGCGGGCATCCCGATCCGTATCGGCGTGAACGCCGGGTCGCTGGACCAGCGACTGCTCGCCAAGCACGGGCGGGCGACCCCGCAGGCCCTGGCCGAATCGGCCTTGTGGGAATGCTCGTTGTTCGAGGAGCACGGCTTCACAGACCTCAAGATCGCGGTCAAGCACCACGACCCGCTGACGATGATCGCGGCCTATCGGATTCTGTCCGAACGCTGCGACTATCCGCTGCATTTGGGGGTGACGGAGGCAGGTCCGGCCTTCCAGGGCTCGATCAAGTCCGCTGTCGCCTTCGGGGTGTTGCTGGGCGAGGGGATCGGAGACACCATCCGGGTCTCCCTCTCGGCGCCGCCCGTCGAGCAGGTCAAGGCGGGATGTCACATCCTGTCCTCGCTGGGCCTTCGGCCCCGGAAGCTGGAGATCGTCTCCTGCCCCGGCTGCGGCCGACTGCAGGTCGACATCCACAAGCTCGCCACCCAGGTCGAGGCCGCCTTCGACGGCTTCCCCCACCCCCTGCGCGTCGCGGTCATGGGATGCGTGGTCAACGGGCCCGGGGAAGCCCGCGAGGCCGACGTCGGAGTCTCCAGCGGCAACGGCAAAGGCCAGATCTTCGTCCGCGGCAAAGTCGTCCGCACCGTACCCGAAAGCCAGATCGTCGACGCCCTCATCGAAGAAGCCCTCCACCTGACCCAATCCCCCACCGATTGA
- a CDS encoding terpene synthase family protein, translated as MHQISLPTFHMPFESAGCNPGLEETKEATWQWATSMGLDLPPVAEKRMLRTRPELWISLVFPKVTQEQLDLFCQWLFWAFLVDDEFDDGPGGRDPRLCEEVITRLVAVLDGAAPHGPMEDALVDLRNRTCPDRSTGWNRQFRRDTVAWLWTYYAEAVERIAGHVPALGEFIQHRRDSVAMQPFLDLHEIAAGIDLPESARSLPAYIALRNAVSDHSGLCNDICSFEKEAVLGYEHNTVRLIQREQEGTIQEAADEAGDLLADIARRVQRAEDDLAGEIEAGHIDGQPRTALERCIHDYRGLVRGDFDYHARAERYTHPDLAEAEQRESVSAYFAG; from the coding sequence GTGCACCAGATCTCCCTCCCCACCTTCCACATGCCGTTCGAAAGCGCGGGCTGCAACCCCGGGCTCGAAGAAACCAAAGAAGCCACCTGGCAGTGGGCCACGTCCATGGGCCTCGACCTGCCCCCCGTGGCAGAGAAGCGGATGCTCCGCACCCGCCCGGAACTCTGGATCTCGCTCGTCTTCCCCAAGGTGACGCAGGAGCAGCTCGATCTCTTCTGCCAATGGCTCTTCTGGGCCTTCCTGGTGGACGACGAGTTCGACGACGGACCCGGCGGGCGCGACCCTCGGCTGTGCGAGGAGGTGATCACGCGCCTGGTAGCCGTTCTCGACGGCGCCGCCCCGCACGGCCCCATGGAGGACGCACTCGTCGACCTGCGCAACCGAACCTGCCCGGACCGGTCAACGGGCTGGAACAGGCAGTTCCGCCGCGACACCGTCGCCTGGCTGTGGACGTACTACGCCGAGGCCGTGGAACGCATCGCCGGTCACGTACCGGCCCTGGGCGAATTCATCCAGCACCGCCGGGATTCGGTCGCGATGCAGCCGTTCCTCGATCTCCACGAGATCGCCGCCGGAATCGACCTCCCGGAATCGGCCCGCAGCCTTCCCGCCTACATCGCCCTGCGCAATGCGGTGTCGGACCATTCCGGGCTCTGCAACGACATCTGCTCCTTCGAGAAGGAAGCCGTACTGGGCTACGAGCACAACACCGTCCGTCTCATCCAGCGGGAACAGGAGGGAACGATCCAGGAGGCCGCCGACGAGGCCGGGGATCTGCTGGCCGACATCGCCCGCCGGGTGCAACGGGCCGAGGACGACCTGGCCGGGGAAATCGAAGCAGGCCACATCGACGGGCAACCGCGGACGGCCTTGGAGCGCTGCATCCACGACTACCGAGGGCTCGTTCGCGGCGACTTCGATTACCACGCGCGCGCCGAACGCTATACACATCCCGATCTGGCGGAAGCGGAGCAACGAGAGTCCGTGTCGGCGTACTTCGCCGGCTGA
- a CDS encoding alpha/beta fold hydrolase: MRRGSSVVHVVRGGQGPLLVLLHGLGANASVRHSAATAWPGSWMAVDLPGHGRSPAVERYSFGSLAASVATVAGPGPVAVLGHSLGGVVALTLASGWFGLDVRAVGGLGIKLRWTAEELAKAEAMAARPPRLFSKRDDASAWAARLAGVALDDGAVVKADGGWQAALDPRAFAVGAPDVAGLLAVAKAPVVLAAGEQDLMCPQEHLRAVQPEAMVLPGVGHNAHVERPSSIEPVLDRLHRALLQ, translated from the coding sequence ATGAGAAGAGGTTCAAGCGTGGTGCACGTGGTGCGAGGTGGGCAGGGGCCGTTGCTGGTGCTGCTGCACGGACTGGGTGCGAATGCATCCGTGCGGCATTCCGCTGCGACGGCCTGGCCTGGATCATGGATGGCTGTGGACTTGCCCGGCCACGGCCGATCACCTGCGGTGGAGCGCTACTCGTTCGGGTCGCTGGCCGCTTCGGTGGCCACCGTGGCGGGTCCGGGCCCGGTGGCGGTGCTGGGGCACTCATTGGGCGGTGTGGTCGCGTTGACCTTGGCCAGCGGGTGGTTCGGCCTGGACGTGCGAGCCGTGGGCGGGCTGGGGATCAAGCTGCGGTGGACCGCCGAGGAGTTGGCGAAGGCCGAGGCGATGGCGGCACGGCCCCCGAGACTGTTCTCGAAGCGCGACGATGCCTCCGCGTGGGCCGCCCGACTGGCGGGCGTAGCGTTGGACGACGGCGCCGTGGTCAAGGCGGACGGCGGGTGGCAGGCGGCGCTGGACCCCCGAGCATTCGCCGTGGGCGCACCGGACGTGGCGGGGCTGCTCGCGGTCGCGAAGGCTCCGGTCGTGCTGGCGGCCGGTGAGCAGGACCTGATGTGTCCGCAAGAACACCTGCGCGCGGTGCAGCCGGAAGCAATGGTGCTACCCGGAGTCGGCCACAACGCCCATGTGGAGCGGCCCTCCTCGATTGAACCTGTGCTTGACCGGCTGCATCGCGCGTTGCTGCAGTAA